The following proteins come from a genomic window of Spea bombifrons isolate aSpeBom1 chromosome 10, aSpeBom1.2.pri, whole genome shotgun sequence:
- the PTH gene encoding parathyroid hormone: MSFIADLTTIGMILCGVSFFTECEGKPIKRRAVSEVQLMHNYGDLTHFLQRQEWLQLQLQNLYLASVSTPQESTPKVAENRPQKPVKKENKTKHFAYPNQHTNQRKANRNNAKPNADFALKPVVP, encoded by the exons ATGTCCTTTATAGCAGATCTCACTACCATTGGAATGATCCTGTGTGGAGTGTCCTTCTTCACGGAGTGTGAGGGGAAGCCTATAAA GAGACGCGCAGTGAGTGAGGTGCAGCTGATGCACAATTATGGCGACTTGACGCATTTCTTACAAAGACAGGAATGGCTCCAGCTGCAGCTGCAGAATCTCTACCTGGCCTCTGTCAGCACCCCGCAGGAATCTACCCCCAAGGTGGCAGAAAACAGGCCTCAAAAGCCAGTgaaaaaagagaacaaaacGAAGCATTTCGCGTATCCAAACCAACATACAAACCAGAGAAAAGCCAACAGAAACAACGCAAAGCCTAATGCAGACTTTGCTTTAAAGCCAGTGGTTCCATGA